One Synechococcus sp. CC9605 genomic window carries:
- a CDS encoding Gfo/Idh/MocA family protein: protein MSPQPLGVAVAGLGFGEKVHLPALAAATDLEAVALWHPRQKRLDAATAAHGLRGFSDWDALLADPAVDAVIIATPPAPRFDLARRALEAGKHLLLEKPIALHADQARELQRLALARGLSVAVDYEYRAVPLFMQAARLLQAGAVGTPWLVKLDWLMGSRADPQRGWNWYAQADQGGGVIGALGTHAVDMLAWLIGPLGAVQALNGVSIKQRPHPDGGLATVDAPDVSLLQAVAQWQGRQDLPVPAQVSLSSVSRNGCGFCLDVVGSSGSLLLSSTNQKDYVHGFELQHAPLGEPFRAVETDADLVFPQTWTDGRIAPVVRVLGWWAESIRSGQPMLPGLAEGVASRVACDQAAGGTLVLA from the coding sequence ATGTCTCCACAGCCCCTTGGTGTTGCAGTAGCCGGTCTCGGCTTCGGGGAGAAGGTGCACCTGCCGGCCCTTGCGGCAGCGACTGATCTTGAGGCGGTGGCCCTCTGGCACCCGCGTCAGAAGCGCCTGGATGCCGCCACAGCCGCCCATGGCTTGAGGGGATTCAGCGATTGGGATGCCCTGCTGGCCGATCCCGCGGTGGACGCGGTGATCATCGCCACTCCCCCCGCACCTCGCTTTGATCTGGCCCGCCGGGCCTTGGAGGCGGGCAAGCACCTGCTGCTGGAAAAGCCCATCGCGCTGCATGCCGATCAAGCCCGGGAGCTACAGCGGCTGGCCCTGGCCCGGGGACTGTCGGTGGCTGTGGATTACGAGTACCGGGCTGTTCCCCTGTTCATGCAGGCCGCACGCCTGCTGCAGGCCGGCGCTGTCGGCACACCCTGGCTTGTGAAGCTCGACTGGTTGATGGGCAGCCGTGCCGATCCCCAGCGCGGCTGGAACTGGTATGCCCAGGCGGATCAGGGCGGCGGCGTGATCGGAGCCCTGGGAACCCATGCCGTGGACATGCTGGCCTGGCTGATCGGCCCCCTGGGGGCTGTTCAGGCCCTCAACGGCGTTTCGATCAAGCAACGCCCTCACCCAGATGGTGGTCTGGCCACCGTGGATGCCCCCGATGTGTCGCTGCTGCAGGCCGTTGCCCAATGGCAGGGCAGGCAGGACCTGCCGGTGCCGGCACAGGTCAGCCTCAGTTCCGTGTCGCGCAACGGCTGCGGTTTCTGCCTTGATGTGGTGGGCTCCTCGGGATCGCTGCTGCTCAGCAGCACCAATCAGAAGGACTACGTCCATGGCTTTGAGTTGCAGCACGCCCCGCTCGGTGAGCCCTTCCGCGCCGTGGAAACCGATGCCGACCTCGTCTTCCCGCAAACCTGGACGGATGGTCGCATCGCCCCTGTGGTGCGGGTGCTGGGCTGGTGGGCCGAAAGCATTCGCAGTGGGCAACCGATGCTGCCTGGACTGGCCGAGGGCGTGGCCAGTCGTGTGGCCTGCGATCAAGCAGCAGGCGGCACATTAGTTCTTGCGTAA
- the leuB gene encoding 3-isopropylmalate dehydrogenase has product MAQHRVVLLPGDGIGPEITAVARQLLEVVSRRHGFSLSFEEQPIGGSAIDATGEPLPASTLDACKAADAVLLAAIGSPCFDSLPREKRPETGLLGLRAGMELFANLRPVKIVPALIDASSLKREVIEGVDLMVVRELTGGIYFGQPKGRIETEGDERGFNTMTYSASEVDRIAKVAFEIAQERRGRLCSVDKANVLDVSQLWRDRVDAMAPSYGPVEVSHMYVDNAAMQLVRDPRQFDVLLTGNLFGDILSDEAAMLTGSIGMLPSASLGSEGPGLFEPVHGSAPDIAGQDKANPMAMVLSAAMMLRIGLKQAAAADDLEAAVDAVLAGGFRTGDLMAEGCTQLGCRAMGEQLLKAL; this is encoded by the coding sequence ATGGCTCAGCACCGCGTTGTTCTCCTGCCCGGTGATGGCATCGGCCCCGAGATCACCGCTGTCGCCCGCCAGCTGCTGGAGGTGGTGAGCCGGCGCCATGGCTTTTCGCTGAGCTTCGAAGAACAGCCCATCGGCGGCAGTGCCATCGATGCCACTGGTGAGCCGCTGCCCGCCAGCACCCTCGACGCCTGCAAGGCAGCCGATGCTGTGTTGCTGGCCGCTATCGGCAGCCCTTGCTTTGACAGCCTTCCCCGTGAGAAACGGCCGGAGACCGGCCTGCTGGGCCTGCGCGCCGGCATGGAGCTGTTCGCCAATCTGCGGCCGGTGAAGATTGTTCCGGCCCTCATCGACGCCAGCAGCCTCAAGCGTGAGGTGATCGAGGGGGTGGACCTGATGGTGGTGCGGGAACTCACCGGGGGGATTTATTTCGGTCAGCCCAAGGGACGCATCGAGACCGAGGGAGACGAGCGCGGTTTCAACACCATGACCTACTCCGCCTCGGAGGTGGATCGGATCGCGAAGGTGGCCTTTGAGATCGCCCAGGAGCGGCGGGGCCGGCTCTGCTCGGTGGACAAAGCGAATGTGCTGGATGTGAGCCAGCTCTGGCGAGACCGGGTGGATGCCATGGCGCCCAGCTATGGCCCTGTGGAGGTGAGCCATATGTATGTGGACAACGCGGCAATGCAGCTGGTGCGTGATCCCCGCCAGTTCGATGTGCTGCTCACTGGCAACCTCTTCGGCGACATCCTCAGCGACGAGGCGGCGATGCTCACCGGCTCCATCGGCATGCTTCCCTCCGCCTCCCTCGGCAGTGAGGGCCCTGGTCTGTTTGAGCCTGTGCATGGTTCAGCTCCTGATATCGCCGGTCAGGACAAGGCCAATCCCATGGCCATGGTGCTGTCGGCCGCAATGATGCTTCGCATCGGCCTCAAACAGGCCGCGGCTGCCGATGATCTGGAGGCTGCTGTGGATGCCGTATTAGCCGGTGGCTTCCGTACTGGGGATCTGATGGCAGAAGGCTGCACCCAGCTGGGTTGTCGCGCCATGGGTGAGCAATTGCTCAAAGCTCTGTAA
- a CDS encoding phosphoribulokinase, giving the protein MSKRHPVVAVTGSSGAGTSTVKRAFEHIFAREGITPAVVEGDSYHRYERMPMKQAMADALAKGENFSHFGPEANLFDKLEELFRTYGETGAGQKRYYLHSVEEAAEHNARLGVNLEPGQFTPWEDIPSGTDVLFYEGLHGGVKGEGYDVAALADLLVGVVPITNLEWIQKIHRDNAERGYSAEAIVDTILRRMPDYINHICPQFSQTDINFQRVPTVDTSNPFICRNIPTPDESFVIIHFRKGAREKWGIDFGYLLNMIHDSFMSSPTSIVVNGGKMGFAMELILTPIIHRMIEEKNKLS; this is encoded by the coding sequence ATGTCGAAGCGTCATCCGGTTGTCGCTGTTACCGGTTCTTCCGGAGCTGGAACCAGCACCGTCAAGCGCGCCTTCGAGCACATCTTTGCGAGGGAAGGCATTACCCCTGCAGTGGTGGAAGGCGATAGTTACCACCGCTACGAGCGGATGCCCATGAAACAGGCCATGGCGGATGCCCTGGCCAAGGGTGAGAACTTCTCCCACTTCGGCCCTGAGGCCAACCTCTTCGACAAACTCGAGGAACTGTTCCGCACCTACGGCGAAACCGGTGCTGGCCAGAAGCGCTACTACCTCCACAGCGTTGAAGAAGCGGCTGAACACAACGCCCGTCTGGGCGTCAACCTCGAGCCGGGTCAGTTTACGCCTTGGGAAGACATCCCTTCAGGCACTGACGTGCTGTTCTACGAAGGTCTTCATGGCGGTGTGAAGGGCGAGGGCTATGACGTGGCCGCCCTGGCCGACCTTCTGGTGGGTGTGGTTCCGATCACCAACCTTGAGTGGATTCAGAAAATCCACCGCGACAACGCTGAGCGTGGTTATTCCGCTGAAGCTATCGTTGACACGATCCTGCGCCGGATGCCTGATTACATCAATCACATTTGCCCGCAGTTCAGCCAGACCGACATCAACTTCCAGCGTGTTCCCACCGTGGACACCTCCAACCCCTTCATCTGCCGGAACATCCCGACCCCGGATGAAAGCTTCGTGATCATCCACTTCCGCAAGGGTGCTCGTGAGAAGTGGGGGATTGACTTCGGTTACCTGCTGAACATGATCCACGATTCCTTCATGTCCAGCCCCACCAGCATCGTGGTGAACGGCGGCAAGATGGGCTTCGCCATGGAACTGATCCTCACTCCGATCATTCACCGCATGATCGAAGAGAAGAACAAGCTCAGCTGA
- a CDS encoding YqeG family HAD IIIA-type phosphatase, with amino-acid sequence MAGLTAQHWLIPNWDSQLTIAQLSLPHLTAQGLKAAVIDVDRTLLPGRDVTLPGPVRDWLVDAGRRLQLHLFSNNPSRERIAAVADQLQVSFTFGAGKPRRGALRSVVRDLALPPEAIAMIGDRLFTDVLCGNRMGLYTVLVRPVRDDGKPCSHDRVQRFERVMARVMGAPSA; translated from the coding sequence ATGGCCGGATTGACGGCACAGCACTGGTTGATCCCCAATTGGGATTCCCAGCTCACCATCGCCCAGCTTTCGCTGCCCCACCTCACGGCCCAAGGCCTGAAGGCCGCCGTGATTGACGTCGATAGAACCCTTCTGCCCGGTCGCGACGTAACCCTGCCAGGGCCGGTACGCGACTGGCTGGTGGATGCCGGCCGCCGCCTGCAGTTGCATCTGTTCAGCAACAACCCCTCCCGCGAGCGGATTGCTGCCGTGGCCGATCAGCTGCAGGTCAGCTTCACCTTTGGTGCCGGCAAGCCCCGCCGTGGTGCCCTGCGCAGTGTGGTTCGTGATCTTGCGCTGCCACCGGAGGCGATCGCGATGATCGGTGACCGCCTGTTCACGGATGTGCTCTGCGGCAACCGAATGGGGCTTTACACGGTGTTGGTGCGCCCGGTTCGAGACGACGGCAAGCCCTGCAGCCATGACCGGGTGCAGCGGTTTGAACGCGTCATGGCTCGTGTGATGGGGGCGCCTTCAGCATGA
- the purS gene encoding phosphoribosylformylglycinamidine synthase subunit PurS, which translates to MPRFQARVLVRLRPSVLDPAGEAARGAAERLGVEGLSKLRIGKAVEMELEAPDEAEARRRLELLSDRLLANPVIEDWSLELEQS; encoded by the coding sequence GTGCCGCGTTTTCAAGCCCGCGTCCTCGTGCGTCTGCGCCCCTCTGTGCTCGATCCAGCCGGTGAAGCTGCGCGTGGTGCCGCTGAACGACTTGGGGTGGAAGGCCTCAGCAAACTGCGGATCGGTAAAGCCGTGGAAATGGAGCTGGAGGCTCCTGACGAGGCCGAGGCCCGCCGCAGGTTGGAACTTCTCAGTGATCGCCTGCTGGCCAACCCAGTGATCGAGGACTGGAGCCTGGAGCTGGAGCAGTCATGA
- a CDS encoding S66 peptidase family protein has protein sequence MPTRRTLLISGASTVITALLSPWAMAAQRRLKPLKPGSRIRAVNPGTWMDPDTDLKALRKRCDQQQWHLEIPATITRQWRYFSGADQERVQDLRSAWNDPTVDAVVTVSGGWGAARVLEAGFRFPRRPKWSLGFSDISSLLLAQWASGLPGAIHGSSGGSEAQWQRTVDLLCGRPVAPLLGEPRRRGIARGPLVVTNLTVATHLIGTPWLPSLKGAILVLEDVGEAPYRVDRMLTQWRSAGLLKHLAGIACGRFSWAEDDILPGDFTMDEILEERLGDLGIPLVLNLPLGHGQPNQALPLGAQAQLDGNNGLLSLLA, from the coding sequence ATGCCAACCCGCCGGACGCTGCTGATTTCAGGGGCGTCCACGGTCATCACGGCCCTGCTCTCCCCCTGGGCGATGGCTGCCCAGCGCAGGCTGAAACCCCTGAAACCTGGATCACGCATCCGCGCCGTGAACCCTGGCACCTGGATGGATCCAGACACCGATCTAAAGGCCTTGCGCAAACGCTGTGATCAACAGCAATGGCATCTGGAGATTCCTGCCACCATCACCCGTCAATGGCGCTATTTCTCGGGAGCGGACCAGGAACGGGTTCAGGATCTGAGATCAGCCTGGAACGATCCAACGGTGGATGCCGTGGTGACCGTTAGCGGTGGCTGGGGCGCCGCCCGCGTTCTCGAAGCCGGTTTTCGCTTTCCACGACGTCCCAAATGGAGCCTGGGCTTCTCCGACATCAGCTCCCTGCTGCTGGCCCAGTGGGCTTCTGGCCTGCCGGGAGCCATCCATGGATCCAGTGGTGGTAGTGAGGCGCAGTGGCAACGCACGGTGGATTTGCTTTGTGGCCGTCCCGTGGCACCCCTGCTGGGCGAACCACGAAGACGGGGGATCGCCCGCGGGCCCTTGGTGGTCACCAACCTGACCGTGGCGACCCACCTGATCGGCACGCCCTGGCTGCCCTCCCTGAAGGGGGCCATCCTGGTGCTGGAAGATGTGGGCGAAGCGCCCTACCGGGTTGATCGGATGCTGACCCAGTGGCGCAGCGCAGGCCTGTTGAAGCACTTGGCAGGGATCGCCTGCGGTCGCTTCAGCTGGGCTGAAGACGACATCCTTCCCGGGGATTTCACAATGGACGAGATTCTGGAAGAACGCCTTGGCGACCTTGGGATTCCACTGGTGCTGAATCTGCCGCTGGGCCATGGTCAACCCAACCAGGCTTTGCCTTTGGGAGCGCAGGCGCAACTGGATGGCAACAACGGCCTGCTCAGCCTGTTGGCCTGA
- the accD gene encoding acetyl-CoA carboxylase, carboxyltransferase subunit beta, protein MSLFDWFADRRKGQYVANVKQEPDEGDGLWSKCPECGQVVYLKDLKLNASVCANCGHHHRIDSAERIALIADPDSFQVLNADLAPVDPLGFKDRRAYADRLRESQASTGLRDGVVTGLCRVEGIPMGLAAMDFRFMGGSMGSVVGEKITRLIEDSTARKLPLLIVCASGGARMQEGMLSLMQMAKISGALERHREAELLYMPLLTHPTTGGVTASFAMLGDLILAEPKALIGFAGRRVIEQTLREKLPDNFQTAEYLQEHGFVDTIVPRTQLRSTLANLLRLHGCKPMELTSA, encoded by the coding sequence GTGTCTCTGTTCGATTGGTTTGCTGATCGCCGCAAGGGTCAGTACGTCGCCAACGTCAAGCAGGAACCAGATGAAGGCGATGGTCTGTGGAGCAAATGTCCGGAATGTGGTCAGGTCGTCTATCTCAAAGACCTGAAACTCAACGCCAGTGTCTGCGCCAACTGCGGCCATCACCACCGGATCGACAGTGCTGAACGCATCGCACTGATTGCAGATCCCGACAGCTTTCAGGTGCTGAACGCGGATCTGGCACCGGTGGATCCCCTCGGATTCAAAGACCGGCGTGCCTATGCCGACCGGTTGCGGGAAAGTCAGGCTTCGACGGGGCTGCGGGATGGTGTGGTCACCGGGCTCTGCCGGGTGGAAGGCATCCCCATGGGCCTGGCAGCGATGGACTTCCGCTTCATGGGTGGATCGATGGGCTCCGTGGTCGGCGAGAAGATCACCCGTCTGATCGAGGACTCCACCGCCCGCAAGCTGCCGCTGCTGATCGTCTGTGCCTCCGGCGGTGCCCGGATGCAAGAGGGGATGCTAAGCCTGATGCAGATGGCGAAGATCTCTGGCGCGCTCGAACGCCACCGGGAAGCCGAGCTGCTCTACATGCCTTTGCTCACCCACCCCACCACAGGGGGTGTGACCGCCAGTTTCGCCATGCTGGGCGATCTGATCCTGGCGGAACCGAAGGCGTTGATTGGTTTTGCTGGGCGTCGGGTGATTGAGCAGACCCTGCGCGAGAAGCTTCCCGACAATTTCCAGACAGCTGAATATCTGCAGGAGCACGGCTTCGTGGACACGATCGTTCCCCGCACCCAGCTGCGCTCCACCCTGGCCAATCTTCTGCGCCTGCACGGCTGCAAACCGATGGAGCTCACCAGCGCATGA
- the proB gene encoding glutamate 5-kinase, translating to MTLWVVKIGTSLLRGETATTIDGYARCFAGAMDRGDQVVLVTSGAVGLGCQKLALTNRPDTVVALQAAAAIGQGALMGLYERAMARHGRSVAQVLLTRSDLADRRRYQNASGTLRQLLSWGVLPVINENDALSPAELRFGDNDTLSALVAAAVEAQQLILLTDVDRLYSSDPRVDANAEPISDIRHPRELDSLEQGAGDGGRWGTGGMTTKLAAARIATASGITVQLADGRDPARLEALLQGQRGGTVFHPHPEPLGNRRSWLAHVLRPEGELQLDAGACAALQHRGASLLLVGVTAVRGDFAANQPIQLLDPDGEDLGRGLCSMDSDQLRAAMNDPSPGESSPVVVHRDGLVLRSR from the coding sequence ATGACCCTGTGGGTCGTGAAAATCGGCACCAGCCTGCTTCGGGGGGAGACCGCCACCACGATTGATGGCTATGCCCGCTGCTTCGCAGGGGCCATGGACCGCGGTGATCAGGTGGTGCTGGTCACCAGTGGTGCCGTCGGGCTGGGCTGCCAGAAGCTGGCCCTCACCAACCGACCTGACACGGTGGTGGCCCTGCAGGCGGCTGCAGCCATCGGCCAGGGAGCGCTGATGGGGCTGTATGAACGGGCCATGGCCCGCCATGGCCGTTCCGTGGCCCAGGTGCTGCTGACCCGCTCCGACCTGGCCGATCGCCGTCGCTACCAGAATGCTTCGGGCACCTTGCGGCAGCTGCTGAGCTGGGGGGTGCTGCCGGTGATCAACGAGAACGATGCCCTTTCGCCGGCGGAGTTGCGCTTCGGCGACAACGACACCCTCTCGGCTTTGGTGGCCGCCGCCGTTGAAGCGCAGCAACTGATCCTGCTTACGGATGTTGATCGCCTCTATTCCTCGGATCCGCGGGTTGATGCCAACGCCGAACCGATCTCGGATATTCGCCACCCTCGGGAGCTGGATTCGTTGGAACAGGGGGCCGGCGACGGGGGGCGCTGGGGCACCGGGGGCATGACCACGAAGCTGGCGGCAGCCCGCATCGCCACCGCCAGTGGCATCACCGTGCAGCTCGCCGACGGGCGCGATCCCGCTCGCCTTGAGGCCTTGTTGCAGGGTCAACGGGGAGGGACGGTGTTCCATCCCCACCCTGAACCCCTGGGCAATCGACGCAGTTGGCTTGCCCATGTGCTTCGACCTGAGGGTGAACTGCAGCTGGATGCGGGAGCCTGTGCGGCGCTGCAGCACCGTGGTGCGTCCCTGCTGCTGGTAGGTGTTACGGCGGTGCGGGGTGACTTCGCCGCCAATCAACCCATTCAGTTGCTGGACCCTGATGGTGAGGATCTGGGCCGTGGCCTCTGTTCGATGGACAGCGACCAGTTGCGGGCCGCGATGAATGACCCATCTCCCGGAGAGTCCTCCCCGGTGGTGGTGCATCGCGATGGCCTTGTGCTGCGCAGCCGATAA
- the lpxD gene encoding UDP-3-O-(3-hydroxymyristoyl)glucosamine N-acyltransferase yields MRFSTLIKVLQTGDAGLRWSQAGLDPWLEGAASLDQASAAQLSFLEKGNALTAALGASGVGALLLPDQQDLIDLASQRGIAFAVFADPRLAFAEALDQLYPRRRPLAEIHPSAVIDERAVVGPGTAVGPRVCIGEGSRLGADCIVHPGVVIYDDVVVGDGCELHANAVLHPGSRLGRGCVVNSNAVVGSEGFGFVPTAKGWRKMPQTGQVVLEDGVEVGCGTTIDRPSVGETRIGAGTKIDNLVQIGHGVTTGRGCAFASQVGIAGGARIGHGVILAGQVGVANRAVVGDRAIASSKSGIHGDVAPGEVVSGFPAIPNRLWLRCANTFSKLPEMAKTLRELKRDTPQ; encoded by the coding sequence ATGCGTTTCAGCACCCTGATCAAGGTTCTGCAGACCGGTGATGCAGGCCTGCGTTGGAGCCAGGCGGGGTTGGACCCATGGCTTGAGGGTGCCGCTTCCCTCGATCAGGCCTCAGCGGCGCAGCTCAGCTTTCTGGAGAAGGGCAACGCCCTCACGGCGGCTCTGGGCGCCAGCGGTGTGGGTGCCCTGTTGCTGCCCGACCAACAGGATTTGATTGATCTGGCGTCGCAGCGTGGCATCGCCTTTGCGGTCTTCGCCGATCCGCGTCTGGCCTTTGCTGAAGCCCTCGATCAGTTGTATCCCCGCCGCCGGCCCTTGGCGGAGATTCACCCCTCGGCGGTGATCGATGAACGGGCTGTGGTCGGGCCCGGCACAGCGGTGGGCCCGCGGGTCTGCATCGGGGAGGGAAGCCGTCTTGGCGCCGACTGCATCGTTCACCCCGGGGTGGTGATCTACGACGACGTGGTGGTGGGTGATGGCTGCGAGCTGCACGCCAATGCCGTGCTTCACCCCGGCAGCCGACTGGGCCGTGGCTGTGTGGTGAACTCCAATGCCGTTGTCGGCTCCGAGGGATTCGGCTTTGTGCCGACGGCGAAGGGCTGGCGAAAAATGCCGCAGACCGGCCAGGTGGTTCTTGAGGACGGCGTTGAGGTGGGTTGCGGCACCACCATCGATCGCCCGTCTGTCGGGGAGACCCGCATTGGTGCCGGCACCAAGATCGACAACCTTGTGCAGATCGGTCATGGCGTCACCACCGGCCGTGGCTGTGCCTTCGCCTCCCAGGTGGGCATCGCAGGCGGCGCCCGGATTGGCCACGGGGTGATCCTGGCCGGCCAGGTGGGGGTTGCCAATCGCGCTGTGGTGGGAGACCGCGCCATCGCCAGCTCCAAGAGCGGCATTCACGGTGATGTGGCCCCTGGAGAGGTGGTGAGTGGCTTCCCCGCGATCCCCAACCGCCTCTGGCTCCGTTGCGCCAACACCTTCAGCAAGTTGCCGGAGATGGCCAAAACCCTGCGGGAGCTCAAGCGGGACACCCCTCAGTAA
- a CDS encoding CARDB domain-containing protein, with amino-acid sequence MTVPKAGDHLHLHGCSTDLAYGGHVLHDHPNTRLGSIEQLVLYPLQTIESLCSDLAIQTLTYRDEQIHFSFSNAGALDVSDVGVAVVVDDRFSDHRYLQIPWMNAGASESYSLSWPLPPGEHSIAVIADPQELVIEPRNRRQNNRMDLKVNIP; translated from the coding sequence GTGACGGTGCCCAAGGCAGGCGATCATCTGCATCTGCACGGCTGCAGCACCGACCTGGCCTATGGGGGGCATGTTCTCCACGATCACCCCAACACCCGCCTCGGAAGCATCGAACAGCTGGTGCTTTACCCATTGCAGACGATTGAGTCGCTCTGCAGTGATCTCGCCATCCAAACGCTCACATACAGAGATGAGCAGATCCACTTCAGTTTCAGCAATGCCGGTGCACTTGATGTGAGTGATGTGGGGGTGGCTGTGGTCGTCGACGATCGCTTCAGCGATCACCGCTACTTGCAAATCCCCTGGATGAATGCGGGAGCAAGCGAGAGCTACAGCTTGTCCTGGCCGCTCCCCCCGGGGGAGCACTCAATCGCCGTGATCGCCGATCCACAGGAGCTGGTGATCGAACCGCGGAACCGCCGCCAGAACAATCGGATGGATCTGAAGGTCAACATCCCCTGA
- the fba gene encoding class II fructose-bisphosphate aldolase (catalyzes the reversible aldol condensation of dihydroxyacetonephosphate and glyceraldehyde 3-phosphate in the Calvin cycle, glycolysis, and/or gluconeogenesis) — translation MALVPLRLLLDHAAENGYGIPAFNVNNLEQVQAIMEAADETDSPVILQASRGARSYAGEIFLRHLILAATETYPHIPVVMHQDHGNAPDTCYSAAINGFTSVMMDGSLEADAKTPASYDYNVNVTKQVVDFAHSVGVSVEGELGCLGSLETGKGEAEDGHGFEGELSKDMLLTDPAEAADFVAKTKCDALAIAIGTSHGAYKFTRKPTGEVLAISRIAEIHKAIPNTHLVMHGSSSVPQEWLEMINKHGGAIPETYGVPVEEIQEGIRNGVRKVNIDTDNRLAFTAAVREAAMADPSNFDPRHFNKPARKYMKQVCLDRYQQFWAAGNAGKIQQQSITYYAGLYAKGALDPKAAVAA, via the coding sequence ATGGCGCTCGTTCCGCTTCGGCTCCTGCTCGACCACGCCGCTGAGAACGGCTACGGCATTCCTGCGTTCAACGTGAACAATCTGGAGCAGGTCCAGGCCATCATGGAAGCGGCTGACGAGACCGACAGCCCGGTGATCCTCCAGGCCTCCCGCGGTGCCCGCAGCTACGCCGGTGAGATCTTCCTGCGTCACCTGATCCTGGCCGCGACCGAGACCTATCCCCACATCCCTGTGGTGATGCACCAGGACCACGGCAACGCCCCTGACACCTGCTACTCCGCTGCCATCAACGGTTTCACCTCCGTGATGATGGACGGTTCCCTGGAAGCAGACGCCAAGACTCCCGCCAGCTACGACTACAACGTCAACGTCACCAAGCAGGTGGTGGACTTCGCCCACTCCGTGGGTGTGAGCGTTGAGGGTGAGCTGGGTTGCCTGGGCTCCCTGGAAACCGGCAAGGGTGAAGCCGAAGACGGCCACGGTTTCGAGGGTGAGCTGTCCAAGGACATGCTGCTCACCGATCCCGCTGAGGCTGCCGACTTCGTTGCCAAGACCAAGTGCGACGCACTGGCCATCGCCATCGGCACCAGCCACGGCGCTTACAAGTTCACCCGCAAGCCCACGGGTGAAGTGTTGGCTATCAGCCGTATCGCTGAGATCCACAAAGCCATCCCCAACACCCACCTGGTGATGCACGGCTCCTCCTCCGTTCCCCAGGAATGGCTGGAGATGATCAACAAGCACGGTGGTGCCATCCCCGAGACCTACGGCGTTCCCGTCGAGGAAATCCAGGAAGGCATCCGCAACGGTGTGCGCAAGGTGAACATCGACACCGACAACCGTCTGGCCTTCACCGCAGCTGTGCGTGAAGCGGCCATGGCCGATCCTTCCAACTTCGACCCCCGCCACTTCAACAAGCCGGCTCGCAAGTACATGAAGCAGGTCTGCCTGGACCGTTACCAGCAGTTCTGGGCTGCCGGCAACGCCGGCAAGATCCAGCAGCAGAGCATCACCTACTACGCCGGCCTCTACGCCAAGGGTGCTCTTGATCCCAAAGCTGCCGTCGCTGCCTGA
- the purQ gene encoding phosphoribosylformylglycinamidine synthase subunit PurQ — protein sequence MSIGVIVFPGSNCDRDVQWATDGCLGMSTRRVWHEETDLSGFDAIILPGGFSYGDYLRCGAIARFAPALQSLIDFAAKGGRVLGICNGFQVLTELGLLPGALTRNQNLHFICEDAPLKVVSQRTAWMQGYNDRALTLPIAHGEGRYQCSDDTLKQLQDDDAIALSYGNNPNGSVFNIAGITNASGSVLGLMPHPERACDPAIGGTDGRRMLEALLG from the coding sequence ATGAGCATCGGGGTCATCGTATTTCCGGGATCCAACTGCGATCGGGATGTGCAATGGGCAACCGATGGTTGCCTGGGCATGAGCACGCGCCGGGTCTGGCATGAGGAGACCGACCTGAGCGGTTTTGACGCCATCATCCTGCCGGGCGGGTTCAGCTATGGCGACTACCTGCGTTGCGGCGCCATTGCCCGCTTCGCACCAGCCCTGCAGTCGTTGATCGACTTTGCGGCAAAGGGTGGTCGCGTGCTCGGCATCTGCAACGGATTCCAGGTGCTTACAGAGCTGGGCCTCCTCCCCGGTGCACTCACCCGCAACCAGAATCTGCACTTCATCTGTGAGGACGCCCCGCTCAAGGTGGTGAGCCAACGCACGGCCTGGATGCAGGGGTACAACGACAGGGCTCTAACCCTGCCGATCGCCCACGGTGAAGGCCGCTACCAGTGCAGCGATGACACGCTCAAGCAGCTTCAGGACGACGACGCCATCGCCCTGAGCTACGGAAACAACCCCAATGGGTCGGTGTTCAACATCGCGGGCATCACCAATGCCAGCGGCAGCGTTCTGGGCCTGATGCCCCACCCCGAGCGGGCCTGCGATCCGGCCATAGGAGGCACCGACGGCCGCCGCATGCTGGAAGCCCTGCTGGGCTGA